In Janthinobacterium agaricidamnosum NBRC 102515 = DSM 9628, the DNA window ATCGGCCAAAGCCACGAGGAGTGCGACAAGCACGCTATGGACATACTACCGGACCATCGAGGTCAACTGCTTCTGGTAAGTCGCGACGAAGACAACACGTCATGGAATCCGCGGATGCGAACTTTGTTTGACCAAGCCGCCGAGCCGACCAAGGAACTCAACTTTACAGACCCTACCAGCGCGATTATTCGTGTCGGCTACCACGACTTTCTTCAAGCATACCAAGGCTCCGCGAACGAAACGGAACTACGAAAGGCACTCGATGCAGCAATCTCCTGAAGTCTTGAGCCTGCCCTCAGAGCTACGCGGCGCGCTGTCGCTGCTTATGGCCGGAGCGACCTTCACAGAGGAGGTTCTTCGCGAGGATTGCTTACCATTGCTCTTAATGCAACGAAGTCATGCGATCACCGCATTTGCTGTTGGTGATGAGGCAGACTACGACCTGCTGTATGCGGCGTTCAAGAAGCACTACCTCAAGCGAACTGCGGAGTGGTCCACGAAAGACGTGTCATTCGTGTTTTGCGTTCCGGAGAAAACCGCCGTTCAAGAGTCTTTCCGTTCGCGCGTCGAAGTCGACGTGTATTTCTGCAGAAAATATGTCATACAGTTGGACCAAAACCTAGCTGGCAGCCTCGCTAGGCTACCATTCCTACCGCTATCACCGGTTACCGCAGGAGCACAGACGCGACCGCCTTCAGCCCAGACGTTACTTCGACAACGTAATTTGAAGGCGGAATTGGCAAAAGCCCTTGTTGTACCCTCGCAGAGTAGCGCGACCTCGATTTTTAGCGCGTGTCTTGAAGGAATCTACGGCGCTCCAGACAAAGTTGCCGGGGCGCCCCCGGAGGCACACTCAGAATCCACCACTGAAGAGCGAGTGCAGGCAACACTCAAGTCGATTTCAATCCAGAACTTCCGAGCCTATCGTACAAAGAAAAAGTTTGAGCTTGGCTCAGCTGTCACGATTCTTTACGGTCCCAACGGATTTGGCAAAACTTCATTCTTCGACGCCATCGACTTCGCTGTCACTGGTGGCGTTGGTCGGCTTGCCAAGACAAGTGGAGGCTTGGCAAAGGCCGCGAAGCACCTAGACAGTGGCGATGAGTCGACCTCGGTTACGCTTACGCTCGAGCGTGAAGGTGAGCAACACGTCATTTCTCGCGATCTGGCGGACCACAACACTGCACAGGTGAATGGAAAGGCCACCACGAGAAAAGATGTACTCAGCCTTCTGACTGGCGGAGCTCCAGCTGCGGCTGATCGTGTCGATAACATGGTAGCTCTTTTTCGAGCTACACACTTGTTCAGTCAAGACAGCCAAGAGCTCACCCGTGACGTTGCGGAAAAGTGCGAACTACCAGCGGACATAGTGTCACGCATGCTCGCATTCGAAGACTATGTCAGCGGTTTGAAAAAGACCGAGGACGTGCTGAAGCTCTCTCGGCAAGCGCTCACTGAGGCACGGAAGCAAGCTCAGAGCGCTCGCAGCGCCATGGACGCCGAGCGGCAGGAATTAACGCGCCTGGAGGGCGTTGCTTCTGCAGATGCGACGCCGGATGCGCTCAACGCTCGGTTTACTGAGTTAGAGCAGGCGATTTTGACCTCAGGGTTCAATATGTCCGGCATCAGCGCTCGCGATACTAGGGCTCTCCGTGCGCTGCTGGAATCTTCTGCAACTGAAGCTGTAAGCGCGCGCGCAAGGGTGTCCAAAGCCCTTGAGCACGTCACGGCCTTGAGAACGCTGCATGAGCAACTCGAACCAATGCGCGCGCAGCTCGAAGAACGTAAGGCGCTGGCCAAACGAACTGAGGCTAGTGCCAATGAGGCGTCAGCGCGCCTCGGCGCGCTGACGAGCGAGCTTGCGCAGTTCAAGACTCAGGAACAGGGCGAACAGAACCGACGTGATTGGTTCACATGGGCTACCTCCGTTCAGCCGGAGTATGCGCAGCTGACCGCACAGAACCAGACTCACGCTGAGAACCTATCTAGGCTCAACCAGCTTCTAAATCAGCAAAGGGAGAACCAGTCCAACGCGCTGAGTGCCAAGGAGGATGCGGCAGCAGCGGTTCGGCGCCTTGATGGCAACCTAAAGGCCGCTGAAGATGCGGCGGCTCGCGTACAACAGATCAAAGAGCAGGCAGGCCTCTGGGCGCAGGCAGAACCAAGATTGGTAACCATACAAACCCTCGAAGCAACGCTGCAGGGGTCACCCGACGCGAAACGCGCGCGGCTCGGCGAAACCCAGCAAGCGGTCATGGCACAGGAACATCTTGTCGCTCGCGTAGAACGTGAACTCGGTTCAGCCAGAATCAATGATACCAGTCTACAAAAGCTGATTGCCGAACTCCGAACTCACATAGATGGCGCGACTTGCCTGCTATGCGGTCACGACCATGGTAGCCAAGACGCGTTATTGGCTGCCATCGACCGACGCATGGCTCAAAGTGACCTCGTCTGTTCGTTTGCTGGCCGGATTGACCCTCTCAGTTTGACCCTCCCTCCAAGTCCTCNNNNNCACACACTTAATTAATTAAGTGTGTGNNNNNCAAACACGTCCACTAGCTTTACAGCAGGTGGGGCATGATAGGTGAATGGATAAGCATAAATAGGCCCTACTTGGGCCGGTACCGCTAAGGGCGCCGGTACCGGCGCCCCTTGGTTGGCATCTTGGCTATCCAAGAACGCCTGCCGACGCTGGCGAGCCCAGCGCATACTCTCATCCCAAGTGGAGAAAGTATTCGAATCCTTTTGATGCGAAACAGTGACCTTGGCACGGTAAGCGCCGTTGCGCTCTTCAATGTGAATGTACTTCTCAGAACGATGTTGTCGTTTTTTTGGCACGGGTAACTCCATAGTGTTGGAATTACCGTATAGGGATAAGTGCACCAATTCTGACGCTGGTCGGGACACAATTCAGAAAATATTTTTGGGAATATTTTCCCAAAAACTTTCCCAAAACTTGACCAAGCGATCTTCATATTCCCAAAACTGCCTGATAACCTGCAGTTTTACTGGTGCGGCTGACTGGGATCGAACCAGTGACCCTTGGCTTCGGAGGCCAATACTCTATCCACTGAGCTACAGCCGCACGGGGGGAGATACTTGAAGTGATGCGTAGGATACCGTTTTTCTTGAATCCCGTCCATGGAAAGTGTCGTATCTGGGGGGGATTTGATTCCAAAGAGGATTTTTTGAGTCTATAATCGCAAATTCGGCGAACGTTTACATCCTGACATGCAAAAAAGATACGCCGCACAGCCAGAAGCCTTCAGCCACCAGCTAGATAATTGTAAGGAAATCATGAGCGACGCACACAACGAGCACGAATCCGCAATCAGAACGCCGAAGCAGCTGGTTGCTGCGGTTGTAGGCTTTTTCTTAGTCACCGTGATCGGGATTATCCTGCTGGTGCAGTTTGTGACGACGCAAAAATTGACGGGCCGCGGCTCCGACAGCCAGGCTCCCGAAGTCATCGCCGAACGCCTGAAACCGGTGGCCGATGTCGGTTTCACGCTGAAAGACGCCAACGCGCCCAAAGTATTCCAGACCGGTGAAGCGATTTATAACAGTACCTGCGTCGCCTGCCATGGTGCCGGCGTTGCCGGTGCGCCGAAATTCGGCGATGCCGGCGCGTGGGCGGCGCGCATCGCCCATGGTTACGATACCGTCCTCAAGCATGCTTTGCTGGGCTTGAACGCGATGCCGGCCAAAGGCGGCAATCCCGACCTCGACGATTTTGAAATAGCCCGCGCGGTGGTCTACATCGCCAATGCGAGCGGCGCCAAGTTCAAGGAACCGGAAGCGCCTGCGCCAGCAGCAGCGGCCGCGCCTGCCGATGGCGCCGCGCCTGCCGCCGCGCCGGATGCGGCAGCCGCTTCCGCCCCCGCTGCGGACGCCAGGAAGTAATCGCCTGGCTGTTGAGAAGCCTGATGTCCGCATCAGATTTCTGAGGTTGGAAAACCGCTCCATGATGGGCGGTTTTTTTACGCCTGCGTCATCTGTGATGCCGGCCGCCCCCATGAAAAATGCCGCCAGGCTTGCGCCGGGCGGCATCGTCTTTTCAACGCCAGTTGAAACTGGTTACCACATGATCACGCGGTCTTTTGGCGCCAGGTACATCTGGTCGCCCGGTTTCACGCCGAAGGCGTCGTAAAAGCCAGGCTGATTGCGCACGGTGCCGTTGACGCGGAATGGGGCTGGCGAATGCGGGTCCGATTTCAGATACACCAACTGCTGCGCTTCACGCATTTTCATGCGCCAGACTTGTGCCCAGCCGCTGTAGAAACGTTGCTCGCCGGTCAGGCCATCGATCAGCGGCGCTTTTTTACCGTTCAGCGACAATTTGTACGCTTTATACGCAATCGCCAGGCCGGAGTTGTCGGCGATGTTTTCGCCGAGCGTCAGTTCACCGTTGACGAAATACCCCTTGACCGGGCTGAAGCCATTGTATTGGGCAACCAGTTGCTTGGTCTTGGCGGTAAAGTTCTTATGGTCGGCCTTGCTCCACCAGTCGCGCAGATTGCCGTCGCCGTCATATTGCGCACCCTGGTCGTCGAAGCCATGGCTGATTTCGTGGCCGATCACCGCGCCGATGGCGCCGTAGTTGACCGCGTCGTCAGCGTTGGCGTCAAAGAACGGCGCTTGCAGTATCGAGGCCGGGAACACGATTTCATTGAGTTCCTGGCTATAGTAAGCATTCACTGTCTGCGGCGTCATGCCCCATTCATCACGGTCGATCGGCTTGCCCAGCTTGTTCAGTTCACGCTCATGCGCGACCGCGTTGGCGCGCTGCACGTTACCGAGCAAGTCGTCTTTCGACACCGTCAGCGCCGAATAATCGCGCCATTTGTTCGGATAGCCGATCTTGGTGGTGAACTTGGCCAGTTTGATTTGCGCCTGCTTCTTGGTCGCAGGGCTCATCCAGTCGAGCTTGTCGATGCTTTGCTTGTAGGCGGTCAGCAAGTTCTTGACCAGCGCTTCCATGCGTGCTTTGCGGTCAGCCGGAAAATATTGCTCGACGTACAGTTTACCGAGCGCTTCGCCTATCGCGCCTTCCACCGTGCCGACGCCGCGTTTCCAGCGTGGCCGCATTTCGGTGACGCCGGTCAGCGTGCTGCCGTAGAAGGCGAAGTTTTCATCGACAAAGGCTTTTGACAGGTAGGCCGCATGGGCGTGCAGCACATGCCATTGGCAATAGGCTTGCCAGCTCGACAGCGGGGTTTTGTCGAGTACCGCGCTCAAGCCCTTCAGGTAGCTCGGCTGGCTGACGATGACGTAGCTGACCTTGCCGGCGATGCCGGTTTCCGCCAGGTAGGCATTCCAGTCGTAGCCCGGGATCAATGCGGCCAGTTTGGCGATCTCGACCTTGTTATAGGTTTTGACCGGGTCGCGGTTTTCGACCTTGCTCCACTGTACCTTGGCCAGTGCGGTTTCCACTTCCAGCACGGCCTTGGCATTGGCCGCGGCATTGCCGTCGCCGGACAAGGCCAGCATTTTTTCGACATGGGCCAGGTATTTGGCGCGGATGTCGGCTTTGCTCGCTTCCAGGTAATAATCGCGGTCGGGCAAGCCGAGGCCGCGCTGGACAAAATCGACCACGTACTTGGTCGAATCCCTGGCGTCCTGGCTGACGCCGAAGTCATATGGCGCGTTGACGCCCAGCCTGCTGTAATGGCCGAACAAGGCAGGCAATTCTTTTTTGTCCTTCAATGCGGCAATCCTGGCCAGTTCCGCATTCAGCGGGGTCAGGCCGAGTTCTTCCAGCTTTTTCTCGTCCATGAAGCTATTGTAGAAATCGCCGATCTTTTGCTGGTCCGACCCGGCGACCCGGCTGGCATTGCTGGCGGCCGCTTCGATGATGCCGCGCAATTGCAGCTGGGTATCGTCGTCCAGCTTGGCGAAACTGCCCCAGCTCGATTTATCGGCCGGAATTTCGGTGCTTTGCAACCATTTACCATTCAAGTGAGTAAAGAAATCGTCCTGGACGCGCACGGCCGGGTCGATGTACTGGATATCGATGCCGGACACCAGTCCGGCCGGCGCGGCGGCTGTAGCCGCCACTGGCGCGGTTGTTTTAGCGGCATCGGCCGCTCCAGCCGTTCCGGCGACGCCGGCCAGCAAGCTCAAGGTGAGTGCGCTTAGCAAATATCGTTTCACTTGTATCCTTTATTGATGTGTTGAATAAAGGGGTCGGAACGCTCTAGGCTTCCGGCCCGGATTTTGACTGTAGCACAGCGCCGGCGCTACCGATAGTTTTTCCATATTAATACAAAAAAGGCCATGTCCAATGGCCTTCTTTTATTCATTATTGACAAAATACTTGCCGAGAAATCACCAGATAATCACGCGCTGATCGGGCGCCAGGTACATCTTGTCGCCCTCCTTGATGCCAAACGCATCATAAAAGGCAGGCTGGTTCACCATGACGCCATTGACGCGGAACTGGGCCGGCGCATGCGGATCGCTCTTGATTTGCACGATTTGCTGTTCTTCACGCATCTTGCTGCGCCATACCTGGGCCCAGCCGGCATAAAAACGCTGGTCGCCGGTCAAGCCGTCGATCACCGGCGCAGGCTTGCCGCCCAGCGACAGCTGGTACGCCTTGTAGGCGATCGCCAGGCCGGAATTGTCGGCGATGTTTTCGCCCAGCGTCAGCGCGCCGTTGACGTGGTAGCCCGGCAGCGGGCTGTAGCCGTCGTATTGTTTGCTCAGCGCATCGGCCTTGGCGCCGAAGTTCTTGCGGTCTTCCTTGGTCCACCAGTCGCGCAAATTGCCGTCGCCGTCGGACTGGCTGCCCTTGTCGTCGAAGCCGTGACTGATTTCATGGCCGATCACGGCGCCGATCGCGCCATAGTTGACCGCATCGTCGGCATTGGCGTCGAAGAATGGCGCTTGCAAGATCGCCGCCGGGAACACGATTTCATTCTTCGTCGAGTTGTAAAAAGCGTTGACGGTTTGCGGCGTCGTGCTCCACTCTTCGCGGTCGATCGGCTTGCCCAGCTTGCTGAGCTGGCGCTTGGCCGAAAAATCGGCGGCGCGTATCATATTGCCGACCAGGTCGCTGGCGGCGATGCTCAGCGTCGAATAATCGCGCCATTTGTTCGGGTAGGCGATTTTCGGCGTGAACTTGGCCAGCTTGGCTTGCGCTTCCTTCCTGGTTTCAGGCCCCATCCAGTCGAGCGTATCGATACTTTGCTGGTAAGCGGCCAGCAAGTTCTTGACCAGTTGTTCCATGCGGACCTTGCGTTCGGCCGGGAAGTATTGCTCAACATACAGTTTGCCGACCGCTTCGCCCAGCGCGCTTTCGACCGTGCCGACGCCGCGTTTCCAGCGCGGCTGGTTTTCCTTGACGCCGCTGATGGTGGTGCCATAGAAGTCGAAGCTGGCGTCGACGAAATCTTTCGACAAGTAATTCGCGTAACTGCGCACCAATTGCCATTCAAAATAAGCTTTCCAGGTATCCAGGCCGGTTTTTTCAACGATCTGGTCGAAGCCGGTGAAGTAGCTCGGCTGGCTGACGATGACGTAATCGACCTTGGTCGCGATGCCGGACGCGGCCAGGCCCGATTTCAAGTCGTAGCCCGGGGTCAGCTCGCCCAGCCTGGCGATCTCGGTCTTGTTGTAGCGCTTGACCGGATCGCGGTTTTCGACCTTGCTCCATTGTATCCGGGCCAGCGCGGTTTCCAGCGCCACCACGGCCCTGGCGCTGGCGGCCGGGTCCTTGGCGCCCGCCATGTTCAGCATTTTTTCAACGTGCAATTGGTACTTCGCCTTGACCGGGGCCAGCTTGGCGTCGAGGTAATAATCGCGGTCCGGCATGCCCAGTCCGCCCTGCCCGACATAGGCCGCATATTTGGTCGATTCACGCGCATCCTGGCCGACATAGGTGCCATAGGGCGTGGCGACGCCGATCTGGTTCAGGTGGCTGATCAGCGTCGGGATGGCCTTCTTGTCGCGCACCGCGCGGATGCGGCCCAGTTCGCCAGCCAGCGGCTTGATGCCCAGCGCATCGAGTTTTTTCTCGTCCATGTAGCTGGTATACAGGTCGCCGATCTTTTTCACTTCGGAACCGGCTTTTACCGCCTGGTTTTTTTGCGCCGCTTCGATGATGCCGCGCAATTGTGGCTGGGTGTCGTCACGCAATTTGGCGAACGAGCCCCAGCTCGATTTGTCGGCAGGAATGTCGGTCGTTTTCAGCCACTGGCCATTCAGATGGGTGAAAAAGTCGTCTTGCGCGCGCATGCTGTTATCGATGTATTGCACCTCGATGCCCGAAACCGGCGCTGCCGCCGGAGCGGCGTCGACGGCAGGGGCGGCAGGGGCGGCGGGCGCGGCATTCGCGAAGGCAGCCAACAGGGTCAGGCTGCTCAAAAGATATCGTTTCACGTAGAGTCCTCGGGTACATGGAAAATTACTGCGGCCAGGAAACCTGGCGGCAGTAATTCAGCAATGTAGCACGAGAAGCAACACATGACCACTGCATGCTAAAGTTGGTTTTGAACAATTAAAACTTGGTTTCCAGCCTGACATTCAGCACGCGATAAGTGTCGGCCATGGTCTGCGCGGTTTGCGCCAGGCCGTTGCTGTCGACCAGGCGGCCGCTGTGGTAGTCGTCGGCCAGCAGGTTGCTGGCTGAAATACGTAGCTGGGTGCGCGCATTGAATTTCCACAAACCATATACATCCAGCACGCGCTTGGCGCCGCCGCTGACGGTTTCCGTCAAACTGGTTTGCACCGTGGTGGCCGGGGTCCAGTTGAAACTGCCGCCCAGCGTCAGCGGCACATCTTTCAGGCGGTAATCCAGGCCCAGGTTGGCGGTCTGTCTGGCTTGCTGGTCGAGCCGGTTATTCGGCCCGGGAATACCGTCGACATTCGACCAGAAGCGGCTGTAATTGCTGCGCAAATCGATCGCAGGCGCATGCTCCATCAATTCCACGAGCTGGAATTTGGCTTCCAGTTCGATGCCGCTGGTGCGCGCATTGCCGATATTGGCCGGCGCCGACACCCAGCGCGGTCCGGTGCCGGTATTTTGCAAGCTGATGTCGCGCCGCATCAGCTTGTCGATGTTGCGCGTAAACCCGCCGATGCTGATGATGCCGCTGCGGCCCAGGTAATGTTCATAGGCCAGGTCGATGCCGGTCGCCAGTTCCGGCTTCAGGTTCGGATTGCCGATGCGGTCGGGCCGGGTCGCGCTGTTCAGCCGCGACAGCGATGGCAAGGCGATCAAGTCGTTCAGCGCCGGTGCCCGGTAGCTGCGCGTCAGGCTCATGCGCACCTGGTCTTTTTCATGGCCGGGAATGCGCCATACGCCATGCAGCAAGGGACTCCAGACACTGCTCTGGTTGACGATATCGTTACCGGCCAGCTGGCTGGTGGTGCGGATGCCTTCCCAGCGCACGCCGAAATACGCGCCCCATTGCGGCGTGATATCCCATTCATCCTGCACAAAACCGGCAAAGCGGCGCGTGTCGGCGCTCAGGTTGTCGCCCGAATCGGCGAACGACGGCGCGCCGTTGTCGAGCGACACGCGGGTTTGCCGGCGCTGGTTCCATTCGGCATCCCAGCCGGCCGCCAGCAAATGGTTCTTGCCCAGCGGCACCGTATATTTACCGCCGCTATTGGCGCTGCGGTCGCGGGTGGTGTCGCTATCGATGAACTGGTCGAGCAAGCCGCCAGTGGCGTTGTATTGATTGCGCCGTGCATCGCTGTCGCTGCGGCCGTTGCCGAAACCGAACTTGACGTCCAGCTTGGCCGCGCCCTGCATTTTATGGAGCCAGTTGCCGAAGCCGCGCAAGAACGTGCTGCTGGCGTGCGTGGCGCCGTCGGCGCTGGCATATTCCGCAGGGGCCGATCCACTGTCCTGGTCCAGCAAGCTGCTGATGCTGCCGTCGCTGCGGCTGCTCATTAAAAACGGCTGGAAATTGAGCGTGTCGCCGCCGTCGAATTTATACGACAGGCGCGGCGTCAAATGGATGCCGCGCGAACGGCGCGCGGCGCCATCGCGCACCAGTTGCTCTTTCTGGATCTCGCCATCGCTGTCGCTATCCAGGTTATGGGTGGTGCTGAAATCTTGCTGGCGACTTTGAAATACCGACGCCGACAACAGATACGTCAGCGCGCCCTCCTTGCCCGGCACCGTCAGCGACAGATTCGGCCCATGCCGGCCTTGCTCGATACTGTCGCTCAGTTTCAGTTGCCTGTCGCGCTGCTGGTAACCGTCGCGCAACACGATATTGATGGTGCCGGCGATCGCCCGCGTGCTGTGTTCGGCCACCGGGCCGCGCATCACTTCGATCCGTTCGACCTGGTCGGGCGACAGGGCATCCATCGAAAAGCCGGCCGGCGGACGCTCGCCGTTCAGCAGCACCTGGGTATAACCACTGCCCAGGCCGCGCATGCGGATTTCGCCGCCGCGTCCCGGCCGGCCGCCCATCGTCACGCCCGGCAAGCGCTTCAGGATATCGCCCAGGCTGGTGTCGCCATTGCGGTCCAGTTCTTCGCGGCCATAGACTTGCTTGGCCGCCGTCGACTGGCGCCGTTCATCCATGTCGCTGGCGCGGCTGCCGTTGACGTTAATCTGCGGCAAGCTCTTACCATCGCGCTTGCCGAGCGTGTCATCCTGGCTGGCCGGAATAGTGGCTGGATCAGGATTTTCTTGAGGCGCGGCAGACAATTGACCGGCGCCGCCGCTGAGGAAAACCAGGCACGCGGCAGGAAGCAATTTACTCATAGGATCGCACAGGGTAGGGATGGCGCTGTGGCTGGCAATACAGCGTGGCTTCAGCAAGAACTTGTCAGCTTCATATTTTATGCGCCGCGCCACGGCTGCGGATGCCTCCGCGGCCGTTTTTTACTTTACGATACACATGCGCCCGTTTCACGCAACACTGGCGCTGCCGTGGTATCAGGATCCCGGTACGCCCACGCCGCCCGCGCCGCCCATACCACCCATACCACCCATACCACCCATGCCGCCCATGCCGCCGCGGCCGCCTTTGCGCCCGCCGCCGCCATCGCTCTTCGGACGCGCCGGCGCATCATGCCGGGGCGCGCCATCCATCACGCGCGCCAATTGTCCGCTCAGGAATTGGGCGACTTGCTGGCGCTGATGTTCATCGAGCGCATCGTTGACGGTCAGCCACCATTCGCGCAACTGTTTTTCTTCGGCGGCGCTGGCCGCCGTTTCCGCGTCCAGCGCCGGCGCCATGTCGCGCAATTCCAGTGTCGGCGCCAGCAAACCTTGCTGCAGCGCGGATTGCAGATGTTCGCGGCGCGCCGCCCGTTCGCGCAGCAATTGGCGGGTCTTGCTTTCCACTTGCTGCCACAGGATTTGCTGGTTGGCGTTCAAGTTCAACTCTTGCTTGAAATCTTGCGCCATCGGCAACAAGTCCTCCAGATGCATGTCCATCACGGGCAGCGCGTACGACGCGGCGGCGCTACCGGCAAGCACCATGGCCAGGCTCACACGGCGCAGCGCAGAACGGAGAGAAAATGAAGGCATGTGAATGCTCCAGACAAAAAAACGCCTGCGTTTTAAGGCGCAGGCAAAAAACCACTTCGGGTAAGAACTGAGCGGACTATAGGCCCCGGTTTTACCTTCCCACGCAACTCTTACAATTACTTACTGTCGTAAATAAAAGGGATACACAGCATACAAACAGGCTACTTTAACGCCCCTTTTTGGGGCAGCCAAAACCGCATGGCAAGCGTAGGGCAGGCATTTAATCGATGGTTAAGACGCGCCCTGGAAAACGGGGCTATACTTTGATCGAAGCGCCGCTCCTTCCGGGCCGGTGTGTGCTTTTCAGTATCAACAGGTGAAACATGGGCAAACTTAAAAATACCGGCTTGATCGGCCTCGGCGTGGTCGCCGGCGTCGCCGTCTCGCTGCAATTTTCGGCGATGGCGCAAAAACCGGTCGAACCGGCGCTGCCGCTGGAGCAATTGCGCCAGTTGGCCGACGTATTCGGCCTGATCAAGTCGGATTATGTGGAACCGGTCGAAGACAAGAAATTGCTGACCGACGCCATCAGCGGCATGGTCGCCTCGCTCGACCCGCATTCGGCCTACCTCGACAAACAGGCCTACGCCGAATTGCGCGAAGGTTCGGAAGGCAAGTTCGTCGGCCTCGGCATTGAAATCGGCCAGAGCGAAGACGGTTATATCAAGATTGTCGCGCCGATCGAGGATTCGCCGGCCTACCGCGCCGGCATCAAGCCGGGCGACCTGATCACCCGGCTCGACGCGACGCCGGTCAAGGGCATGAGCCTCGACGACTCGGTCAAGAAAATGCGCGGCGAACCAGGCAGCAAGGTGACGCTGACGATTGCCCGCAAGGATGCACCGCAGCCGCTGGTGTTTGTCATCACGCGCGAAGAAATCCACCAGAAAAGCGTCAAGTCGAAACTGATCGAACCGGGCTACGCCTGGGTGCGCGTATCGCAATTCCAGGAACCGACGGTCGACGACATGGCGGCCCAGATCAGCGCGCTCTATCAGCAAGACCCGCACATCAAAGGCTTGATCCTGGACTTGCGCAACGATCCGGGCGGCGTGCTGCAAGGCGCGATCGGCGTCTCGGCGGCCTTCCTGCCGAAGAATGCGGCGATCGTCTCGACCAATGGCCAGTTGCCGGACTCCAAGCAAGTGTTTTACGGCAGCCCGCAATACTATGCCTTGCGCAGCGAACCGGATGCGCTGGCAAAATTGCCGGCCGCACTGAAAACCGTGCCGATGGTGGTGCTGGTCAATACCGGCTCGGCGTCGGCATCGGAAATCGTCGCCGGCGCCTTGCAGGATTACAAGCGCGCGATCATTCTCGGCAGCCAGACCTTCGGCAAGGGCTCGGTGCAAACCATCCGCCAGCTGACCGCCGACACCGCGGTGAAACTGACCACCGCCCGTTATTACACGCCGAACGGCCGCTCGATCCAGGCCAAGGGCATCGTGCCCGATTTGATGGTCGATGAAAACGCCGATGGCGACGGCTTGAACAGCTTGCGCATGCGCGAAGCGGACTTGAGCAAGCATTTGAGCAACGACCGCGACAAGGATACCCAGGACAAGCTGAAAGGCGGCGAGCAAGCCGGTGTCCACGATGAACTGGAAGAACAGTTGCGCGCCGTGGCGCTGGAAAAAACCCACAAGCCGCTGGAATACGGCGCCAGGGACGACTTCCAGCTGGCCCAGGCGCTGAACCATTTAAAAGGTTTGCCGGTGCAACTGGCCAAGGCGGAATCGGCGATCGTGCAAGCCGATACCGCGAAAAAAACGATGAATCAAAAATAAATCCGCCTTACAGCAAAACACCGCGAAACAACGGCGCCAATCAAGGCGCCGTTTTTTTTCGGAGCTAAACTAATAATTTTTATGACAAAAAAATATTACCAAGATAGCACCAA includes these proteins:
- a CDS encoding M13 family metallopeptidase, with product MKRYLLSALTLSLLAGVAGTAGAADAAKTTAPVAATAAAPAGLVSGIDIQYIDPAVRVQDDFFTHLNGKWLQSTEIPADKSSWGSFAKLDDDTQLQLRGIIEAAASNASRVAGSDQQKIGDFYNSFMDEKKLEELGLTPLNAELARIAALKDKKELPALFGHYSRLGVNAPYDFGVSQDARDSTKYVVDFVQRGLGLPDRDYYLEASKADIRAKYLAHVEKMLALSGDGNAAANAKAVLEVETALAKVQWSKVENRDPVKTYNKVEIAKLAALIPGYDWNAYLAETGIAGKVSYVIVSQPSYLKGLSAVLDKTPLSSWQAYCQWHVLHAHAAYLSKAFVDENFAFYGSTLTGVTEMRPRWKRGVGTVEGAIGEALGKLYVEQYFPADRKARMEALVKNLLTAYKQSIDKLDWMSPATKKQAQIKLAKFTTKIGYPNKWRDYSALTVSKDDLLGNVQRANAVAHERELNKLGKPIDRDEWGMTPQTVNAYYSQELNEIVFPASILQAPFFDANADDAVNYGAIGAVIGHEISHGFDDQGAQYDGDGNLRDWWSKADHKNFTAKTKQLVAQYNGFSPVKGYFVNGELTLGENIADNSGLAIAYKAYKLSLNGKKAPLIDGLTGEQRFYSGWAQVWRMKMREAQQLVYLKSDPHSPAPFRVNGTVRNQPGFYDAFGVKPGDQMYLAPKDRVIMW
- a CDS encoding c-type cytochrome; this translates as MSDAHNEHESAIRTPKQLVAAVVGFFLVTVIGIILLVQFVTTQKLTGRGSDSQAPEVIAERLKPVADVGFTLKDANAPKVFQTGEAIYNSTCVACHGAGVAGAPKFGDAGAWAARIAHGYDTVLKHALLGLNAMPAKGGNPDLDDFEIARAVVYIANASGAKFKEPEAPAPAAAAAPADGAAPAAAPDAAAASAPAADARK
- a CDS encoding ABC-three component system middle component 1 — encoded protein: MQQSPEVLSLPSELRGALSLLMAGATFTEEVLREDCLPLLLMQRSHAITAFAVGDEADYDLLYAAFKKHYLKRTAEWSTKDVSFVFCVPEKTAVQESFRSRVEVDVYFCRKYVIQLDQNLAGSLARLPFLPLSPVTAGAQTRPPSAQTLLRQRNLKAELAKALVVPSQSSATSIFSACLEGIYGAPDKVAGAPPEAHSESTTEERVQATLKSISIQNFRAYRTKKKFELGSAVTILYGPNGFGKTSFFDAIDFAVTGGVGRLAKTSGGLAKAAKHLDSGDESTSVTLTLEREGEQHVISRDLADHNTAQVNGKATTRKDVLSLLTGGAPAAADRVDNMVALFRATHLFSQDSQELTRDVAEKCELPADIVSRMLAFEDYVSGLKKTEDVLKLSRQALTEARKQAQSARSAMDAERQELTRLEGVASADATPDALNARFTELEQAILTSGFNMSGISARDTRALRALLESSATEAVSARARVSKALEHVTALRTLHEQLEPMRAQLEERKALAKRTEASANEASARLGALTSELAQFKTQEQGEQNRRDWFTWATSVQPEYAQLTAQNQTHAENLSRLNQLLNQQRENQSNALSAKEDAAAAVRRLDGNLKAAEDAAARVQQIKEQAGLWAQAEPRLVTIQTLEATLQGSPDAKRARLGETQQAVMAQEHLVARVERELGSARINDTSLQKLIAELRTHIDGATCLLCGHDHGSQDALLAAIDRRMAQSDLVCSFAGRIDPLSLTLPPSPXXHTLN
- a CDS encoding M13 family metallopeptidase → MKRYLLSSLTLLAAFANAAPAAPAAPAVDAAPAAAPVSGIEVQYIDNSMRAQDDFFTHLNGQWLKTTDIPADKSSWGSFAKLRDDTQPQLRGIIEAAQKNQAVKAGSEVKKIGDLYTSYMDEKKLDALGIKPLAGELGRIRAVRDKKAIPTLISHLNQIGVATPYGTYVGQDARESTKYAAYVGQGGLGMPDRDYYLDAKLAPVKAKYQLHVEKMLNMAGAKDPAASARAVVALETALARIQWSKVENRDPVKRYNKTEIARLGELTPGYDLKSGLAASGIATKVDYVIVSQPSYFTGFDQIVEKTGLDTWKAYFEWQLVRSYANYLSKDFVDASFDFYGTTISGVKENQPRWKRGVGTVESALGEAVGKLYVEQYFPAERKVRMEQLVKNLLAAYQQSIDTLDWMGPETRKEAQAKLAKFTPKIAYPNKWRDYSTLSIAASDLVGNMIRAADFSAKRQLSKLGKPIDREEWSTTPQTVNAFYNSTKNEIVFPAAILQAPFFDANADDAVNYGAIGAVIGHEISHGFDDKGSQSDGDGNLRDWWTKEDRKNFGAKADALSKQYDGYSPLPGYHVNGALTLGENIADNSGLAIAYKAYQLSLGGKPAPVIDGLTGDQRFYAGWAQVWRSKMREEQQIVQIKSDPHAPAQFRVNGVMVNQPAFYDAFGIKEGDKMYLAPDQRVIIW